In one window of Gossypium arboreum isolate Shixiya-1 chromosome 4, ASM2569848v2, whole genome shotgun sequence DNA:
- the LOC108457910 gene encoding uncharacterized protein LOC108457910 isoform X1, with protein sequence MWKFVSHLPKSSAMNLMILFLFSSLFIKAYSLKPEPAKNNAQITVMGLVYCDICSNNSFSRHSYFLPGAEVQIACNFRAFVPKTREQVSFSVNRTTDKHGVYRLEIPSVDGIACAEAAIASSCQASLVGTSSTSCNIPGHRSTTDQIAIKSRHPNLCIYSLTALSFRPSKRNVALCGK encoded by the exons ATGTGGAAGTTTGTCTCTCATCTCCCAAAATCTTCTGCCATGAACCTAATGATTCTCTTCCTTTTTTCTTCTCTGTTCATTAAGGCATACTCTTTGAAACCTGAGCCAGCAAAAAATAATGCCCAGATCACTGTCATGGGCCTTGTTTATTGTGACATTTGCTCCAACAACAGCTTCTCCAGACACAGCTACTTCTTACCAG GTGCAGAAGTTCAAATAGCCTGCAACTTCAGGGCATTTGTTCCAAAAACAAGAGAACAAGTATCATTCTCAGTCAACAGAACTACAGATAAACATGGAGTTTACAGGTTGGAAATACCATCAGTTGATGGGATCGCTTGTGCAGAGGCAGCCATTGCATCATCTTGCCAGGCAAGCTTAGTTGGGACCTCATCTACTTCATGCAACATTCCTGGTCACAGAAGCACTACTGATCAGATAGCTATCAAATCCAGACACCCCAATCTCTGCATTTACAGCCTAACTGCATTGAGTTTCAGACCATCAAAAAGAAATGTTGCCTTGTGTGGGAAGTAA
- the LOC108457910 gene encoding uncharacterized protein LOC108457910 isoform X2: protein MAYSLKPEPAKNNAQITVMGLVYCDICSNNSFSRHSYFLPGAEVQIACNFRAFVPKTREQVSFSVNRTTDKHGVYRLEIPSVDGIACAEAAIASSCQASLVGTSSTSCNIPGHRSTTDQIAIKSRHPNLCIYSLTALSFRPSKRNVALCGK from the exons ATG GCATACTCTTTGAAACCTGAGCCAGCAAAAAATAATGCCCAGATCACTGTCATGGGCCTTGTTTATTGTGACATTTGCTCCAACAACAGCTTCTCCAGACACAGCTACTTCTTACCAG GTGCAGAAGTTCAAATAGCCTGCAACTTCAGGGCATTTGTTCCAAAAACAAGAGAACAAGTATCATTCTCAGTCAACAGAACTACAGATAAACATGGAGTTTACAGGTTGGAAATACCATCAGTTGATGGGATCGCTTGTGCAGAGGCAGCCATTGCATCATCTTGCCAGGCAAGCTTAGTTGGGACCTCATCTACTTCATGCAACATTCCTGGTCACAGAAGCACTACTGATCAGATAGCTATCAAATCCAGACACCCCAATCTCTGCATTTACAGCCTAACTGCATTGAGTTTCAGACCATCAAAAAGAAATGTTGCCTTGTGTGGGAAGTAA